Genomic window (Blastocatellia bacterium):
GAGTTAGCTAATGATCAGCTTGCATAACATCGAAAAATTCTATGAAACGGGCATCGGCAAGACGTTTGTGCTGCGGCGCATCACGTTTGATATCAAGCCGGGCGATTTCGTTTCGATCATGGGGCCTTCGGGCGCCGGCAAGTCAACGCTGCTGCACATTCTCGGCATGCACGACAGCTCGTGGACGGGCGAGTTCTTTTTTGACGACCAGCCGGTGCATAAGCTCGACCGCAATAAGCGCATGAACCTGCGCAATCGCAACATCGGATTCGTCTTTCAGAATTATCATCTGCTCGATCACATGACGGTCTACGAGAATCTTGAGATTCCGCTGTCGTACCGGGACATCAAGAAGAGCGAGCGCGAATCAATTGTCTGCGACGTGCTCGACCGTTTCCAGATCGTCGGCAAGCGCAATCTCTATCCGACGCAGCTATCGGGCGGCCAGCAGCAACTGGTTGGCATCGCCCGCGCAATCGTTCATAACCCGCGATTGATTCTCGCTGACGAGCCGACGGGCAACCTGCATTCCGAGCAGGGCAAAGAGATCATGGAATTATTCAAGCGCCTCAACGACCAGGGCACGACGATCATTCAGGTGACGCACTCGGAGTTCAACGCCTCGTACGGCAGCCGCATCATCCACTTGCGGGATGGCTGGGTCGTCAACGATTGAGGGCCGACGGTGTTCATTTCCGGGAATTAGGAGTCCCGGAAGCGACACCCGGCGAGCTAGGTTTTTTCCGGCGGTTTTGTGCTAAAATGGAGAGTGTAAGCAGTTAGCCATCGCCGCTTTCATGGCACGAAACTTCCCTATAGGTTGACGGAGGATTCTGTATGGGCATGGACGTTCCACGGACTGGCGCAAAGAAGAAGAAGCAGCTCAAGAAGATTCTTTACGGAGCTGTCTTGATCGTGGTGATTGGCTCGGTGACTTACGGCGTTTCGCGCCTCAAGCCCGCCGCCCCGTCGGTTGATGGCAGCACGCTTTACAAAGGCACAGTGACGCGCGGCACTTTCGTCCGCCAGGTGCGTGGATTGGGCACGCTGGTTCCCGAAGAAGTGCGCTACGTGCCGGCGATCAATGCCGGTCGCGTCGAGAAGCGCTTCCTGCAACAGGGCGCGGTGGTTAAAGCCGACACCGTTCTCGTCGAGCTGTCGAACCCCGAGCTCTCGCAGGCCCTGGCCGACGCCGAATCACAATTTCGCGCCTCTGGCGCCAACCTGAATACGCTCAAGGCGCAGGTCGGCAGGCAGATCATCGATCAGCAGTCCACCCTGTTTCAAGTGCGCTCGGATTATAAGAAAGCCAAGATGCAGTACGAGGTGAACAAAGAACTCGGCAGCAAGGGCCTGAAATCCGATCTCGAAGTGAAGCTCTCGGAGATCGCCGCATCCGACCTCGAAAATCGCGTCAAGATCGAAGAGCAGCGGCTCGCGGCCACCTCGGAAGAAGTGAAAGCCCGGCTCTCCGCCGAAGACGAGCGCGTGCGCCAGCTCAAAGAGGCCGTTGACCTCAAGCGCCGCCAGGTCGAATCATTAAAGGTGCGCGCAGGCATTGACGGCGTCCTGCAACTGCTTCAGGTCGAAGTCGGTCAGCAGGTGACGATTGGCCAGAACATCGCCCGCGTCGCCGATCCCAGCCGCCTGAAAGCCGAGCTGCGGATCGCTGAAACCCAGACGCGCGACATCGCCTTCGGCCAGCCCGTACAGGTCGACACGCGCAACGGCATCATCCCCGGCAAGGTCTCGCGCATTGACGCCTCGGCGCAAAACGGCACCATCGGCGTTGACGTGATCTTGGAAGGCGAGCTGCCCAAGGGGGCGCGCTCGGACATGAGCGTTGACGGCACGATTGAGCTGGAAAAGCTCGACAACGTCCTTTACGTCAGCCGCCCGGTTCACGGCCAGGATAATGCGACCATCGGCTTGTTCAAGCTGACGCCGGATGGCAAGGGCGCGACCCGCGTGCAGGTGCGCCTGGGCAAGAGCTCTGTCAGCTCGATTGAAATCCTCGACGGTCTGAAAGAAGGCGACATCGTCATTCTTTCCGACACCTCGCAATGGGATAACAACTCGGAAATCCGTTTGACGTAAGCCAAAGTTGGGTTGCGCGGGCCGCGCGCCCTGCGCTAGAGTGCGACTTCAGAAAAACTCTTAGGAGGAACGAAACACAATGTCTTCATCCGACTCACCGTTGATTCGACTCGAAGGCGTCACGAAGGTCTTTCTCACTGACGAAGTGGAAACGCACGCGCTGTCGGGCGTTCACATGGAGATCAAGAAGGGCGAATATATTTCCATCGCCGGGCCATCGGGATGCGGCAAATCCACTTTGCTATCGATTCTCGGCCTGCTCGATTCGCCCTCGGACGGCGTCTATCAGCTCAACAACCGCTCGGTCTCTGACCTGCCGCTTTCGGAACGCGCCCGCATTCGCAACCGTGAAGTCGGCTTCATCTTCCAGAGTTTTAACCTGATCGGCGACCTGAACGTTTACGAGAACGTCGAGCTGCCGCTCACCTACCGCGGCTTGAAGGCCGCCGAGCGCAAGAAGCGCGTCATGGATGCGCTTGAGCGCGTCGGCATGGCGCACCGCGCCAAGCACCTGCCCAGCCAGCTCTCCGGCGGTCAGCAGCAGCGCGTCGCCGTCGCCCGCGCCGTCGCCGGCGATCCGCTCATCCTGCTCGCGGACGAGCCGACCGGAAACCTCGACTCGACCAACGGCGAAGCGGTCATGGATTTGATGCGCGAGCTGCACCAGCAGGGCGCGACCATCTGCATGGTGACGCACGACCCGCGCTATGCCAAGCACTCGGATCGTCAGATTCATCTCTTCGACGGTCGCGTGGTTGACGAAGAGCACGAGCCGAAAGCCGAGCACGAGTTGAAGGAAAGCGGTTTTGAAATCGCTTAGACTGCGATTGCCCAGGCCGACGCCTTAGAACTGTTTAGCGAGTCCAGCGTAAGCTGAACGACCGGCGGCACCCCGCACCTTGCGGCGCGGGGTGCCGCTTTGTCGCGATTGCGGGTATACTATCGTTCTACTCACATTATGAAAACTTCGGACTCCACTGTGCCGCGCCTCCTGATTGCTGACGATCAGCCCGACGTGCTCGAAGCCCTCAGGCTGTTGCTCAAGGGCGAAGGCTACAAGATCGAAACCGCCAATGCGCCGGCGCAGATCATCAGCGCCATCGAGGAGCGCGACTATGACGTCGTGCTGATGGATTTGAATTACGCGCGCGACACTACCTCCGGGCAGGAAGGGCTCGACCTTTTGTCGCGCATTCAGAAGGTCGACAGCGACCTGCCGGTGATCGTCATGACGGCCTGGGGCAGCGTTGATGTCGCCGTCGAAGCCATGCGGCGCGGGGCGCGCGATTTCGTGCAAAAGCCCTGGGAAAACGCCCGCGTCTTGAGCATTGTCAAAACCCAGGTTGAGCTGGGCCAGGCGCTTCGCAAAGGCGTGCGGCTCGAAGCCGAAAACCAGTTGCTACGCAATGACCGCAAGCCGCGGATGATCGCTGATTCTGCCGTCATGCAGCCGGTGCTAGACATCATCCAGCGCGTCGGCCCGTCCGACGCTAACGTTTTGATCACCGGCGAAAACGGCACCGGCAAAGGGCTGGTCGCACAGATGCTACACGCCGTCTCGCCGCGCGCCGGCAAGCCTCTGGTGACGGTCAATCTCGGCGGCATCGCCGAAGGCGTCTTCGAGAGCGAGCTTTTCGGCCACATCAAGGGCGCATTCACCGACGCCAAGAATGACCGCGTCGGTCGCTTCGAGCTTGCTGAAGGCGGCACGCTATTCCTTGACGAGATCGCCAACCTGCCCATCAAGCACCAGCCCAAACTGCTGCGCGTGCTTGAGACCGGCGAGTTCGAGCGCGTCGGCTCATCGAAGACGCGCCGCGCCAACGTCCGCATCGTTTCGGCGACCAATGCCAACCTCGATGAAGAGGTGGCGCAGGGGCGCTTCCGCCAGGACTTGCTCTTTCGCCTGAACACGGTCGAAATTCCCCTGCCTCCCTTGCGCGACCGCCGTGAAGACGTGCCGCTGCTGGCCCGGTTTTTCCTCAGCCAGCACGCGCAGCGTTACCGCAAAAACATGGAAGGTTTCAGCGAGGCGGCGATGCAAGCCTTGCTCAGGTACGCGTGGCCGGGCAACGTCCGCGAGATGGATCACGCAATCGAGCGCGCCGTCTTGATGTCGCTGGGGGCGGTCATCGAAGCGCGTGACCTGGGCTTGCAATCCGGCAAAGAGGCGGCCCGCCGGCTTGAAGATATGAGTCTCGAAGAGGTCGAAGGGTTCCTGATTCAACGAACCCTGGCGCAGTGTGATGGCAACGTCAGCCGCGCCGCCGAAAAACTCGGCCTGAGCCGCAGCGCCCTGTACCGCCGTTTGCAGCGCTTCGGCTTGTGATGTGCCTAATGTTGCCCCTGCCGACGCGTACGCCAGTCAAGTCTTATGACGGAGCCGCTCAGCGACAGCCTGATTGACGCCGAATCGCCGGAAGCCACGGCGGCGCAGGCAGCCTCCGTCGTGCAGCACCATCTCGCCGCTGAAATCAAGAAACGTCAGCAATCGCCGGCAGCGCGGGCGACCCGAAACCTGATCGCGGCGCGCAGCCTGCGCCCGCGACTCGACCGGCGATTACTGCTCATGTCGCTGGCCGCGGGGTTCCCCGCGGTGCTGGTGGCGATGCTGCTGCTCTGGTCGGGCGGTTACACGGCGAAAGTGCAGTGGACGTTGACGGTGGTGATCGTCGGCTTCTGGCTGGGGTTTTCGTTCGCGCTCAAAGACCGTGTCGTCTATCCGCTGCAAACCCTGTCAAACCTGCTGGCGGCTCTGCGCGAAGGCGACTTTTCGATCCGCGCTCGCGGCGCTTCGGTTGACGACGCGCTCGGCGAAGCGATGATGGAAGTCAATTCGCTCGGGCAGATTCTTCGCGAGCAGCGGCTCGGCGCCCTCGAAGCGACCGCGTTGCTCAAGACCGTCATGCACGAGATTGACGTCGCGGTATTCGCCTTCGACCACGAACAGCGACTGCGGCTGGTCAATCGCTCCGGCGAACGCTTGCTCGACATGGCGGGCGAGCGAGCGATTGGCCGAAATGCGGAAGAGCTCGGGCTAGCCGAATGTCTGACCGGCGACGAGGTGCGCACCATGCAGATGACCTTCACCGGCGGCGCGGGCCGCTATGACGTGCGCCGCAGCACATTCCGTGAGCGTGGCGTGCCGCACCAGTTGCTGGTGCTTTCCGATCTCAGCCGGGCGTTGCGCGAGGAAGAACGACAGGCATGGCAACGCCTTGTGCGCGTTCTCGGCCATGAGCTAAACAATTCGCTGGCGCCGATCAAATCGATTGCCGGCAGCCTGGAAAGCCTGGTCGCTCGCGAACGCCCGCCCGATGATTGGAAAGAAGATATGCAGCGCGGCCTGAGCGTCATCTCGTCGCGCGCCGCATCGCTCAGCCGCTTCATGGATGCTTACGCGCGGCTTGCTCGTCTGCCATCGCCGAAGTTGCAACCCTTGAGCATCGGCCCTCTAGTCGAGCGCATCGCCAGTCTGGTTACGCGTCTGCACGTCAAGGTGATTGCCGGGCCTGAGATGGTGATTAATGCCGACGGCGATCAGCTCGAACAGTTGTTCATTAACCTGCTGCGCAACGCCGTGGACGCGGCGATGGAGACAGGCGGCGGCGTGCAGATTGGCTGGCGCAGGACGAACGGTAATCTTGAAGTCGCGGTGGCCGACGAAGGCCCCGGCCTGTCGAACACAGCGAATCTCTTTGTGCCCTTCTTCACGACGAAGCCCGGCGGGTCGGGCATCGGCCTTGTCTTGAGCCGGCAGATTGCCGAAGCGCACGGCGGCACGCTGGCGCTCGAAAATCGCCAGGACCGGCGCGGCTGCGTGGCACGCCTGCGGCTGCCGCTTTAAACCCTCGCCTGTTGTATCATCCTAATAATGAGAATCTTCGCGATTGGCGACATGCACCTGGCAGGCGGCACGGACAAAACCATGGATCGCTTCGGCGAGCACTGGCGCGACCACGACCGCAAGATATTCGACGCGTGGGAGCGCTTGGCCCAAGATGATGACCTGCTGTTGATCGCCGGCGACACCAGCTGGGCGATGCGCTTGAATGAAGCCCTGCCTGACCTG
Coding sequences:
- a CDS encoding ABC transporter ATP-binding protein, whose amino-acid sequence is MISLHNIEKFYETGIGKTFVLRRITFDIKPGDFVSIMGPSGAGKSTLLHILGMHDSSWTGEFFFDDQPVHKLDRNKRMNLRNRNIGFVFQNYHLLDHMTVYENLEIPLSYRDIKKSERESIVCDVLDRFQIVGKRNLYPTQLSGGQQQLVGIARAIVHNPRLILADEPTGNLHSEQGKEIMELFKRLNDQGTTIIQVTHSEFNASYGSRIIHLRDGWVVND
- a CDS encoding HlyD family efflux transporter periplasmic adaptor subunit codes for the protein MGMDVPRTGAKKKKQLKKILYGAVLIVVIGSVTYGVSRLKPAAPSVDGSTLYKGTVTRGTFVRQVRGLGTLVPEEVRYVPAINAGRVEKRFLQQGAVVKADTVLVELSNPELSQALADAESQFRASGANLNTLKAQVGRQIIDQQSTLFQVRSDYKKAKMQYEVNKELGSKGLKSDLEVKLSEIAASDLENRVKIEEQRLAATSEEVKARLSAEDERVRQLKEAVDLKRRQVESLKVRAGIDGVLQLLQVEVGQQVTIGQNIARVADPSRLKAELRIAETQTRDIAFGQPVQVDTRNGIIPGKVSRIDASAQNGTIGVDVILEGELPKGARSDMSVDGTIELEKLDNVLYVSRPVHGQDNATIGLFKLTPDGKGATRVQVRLGKSSVSSIEILDGLKEGDIVILSDTSQWDNNSEIRLT
- a CDS encoding ABC transporter ATP-binding protein, yielding MSSSDSPLIRLEGVTKVFLTDEVETHALSGVHMEIKKGEYISIAGPSGCGKSTLLSILGLLDSPSDGVYQLNNRSVSDLPLSERARIRNREVGFIFQSFNLIGDLNVYENVELPLTYRGLKAAERKKRVMDALERVGMAHRAKHLPSQLSGGQQQRVAVARAVAGDPLILLADEPTGNLDSTNGEAVMDLMRELHQQGATICMVTHDPRYAKHSDRQIHLFDGRVVDEEHEPKAEHELKESGFEIA
- a CDS encoding sigma-54 dependent transcriptional regulator is translated as MKTSDSTVPRLLIADDQPDVLEALRLLLKGEGYKIETANAPAQIISAIEERDYDVVLMDLNYARDTTSGQEGLDLLSRIQKVDSDLPVIVMTAWGSVDVAVEAMRRGARDFVQKPWENARVLSIVKTQVELGQALRKGVRLEAENQLLRNDRKPRMIADSAVMQPVLDIIQRVGPSDANVLITGENGTGKGLVAQMLHAVSPRAGKPLVTVNLGGIAEGVFESELFGHIKGAFTDAKNDRVGRFELAEGGTLFLDEIANLPIKHQPKLLRVLETGEFERVGSSKTRRANVRIVSATNANLDEEVAQGRFRQDLLFRLNTVEIPLPPLRDRREDVPLLARFFLSQHAQRYRKNMEGFSEAAMQALLRYAWPGNVREMDHAIERAVLMSLGAVIEARDLGLQSGKEAARRLEDMSLEEVEGFLIQRTLAQCDGNVSRAAEKLGLSRSALYRRLQRFGL
- a CDS encoding ATP-binding protein; this translates as MTEPLSDSLIDAESPEATAAQAASVVQHHLAAEIKKRQQSPAARATRNLIAARSLRPRLDRRLLLMSLAAGFPAVLVAMLLLWSGGYTAKVQWTLTVVIVGFWLGFSFALKDRVVYPLQTLSNLLAALREGDFSIRARGASVDDALGEAMMEVNSLGQILREQRLGALEATALLKTVMHEIDVAVFAFDHEQRLRLVNRSGERLLDMAGERAIGRNAEELGLAECLTGDEVRTMQMTFTGGAGRYDVRRSTFRERGVPHQLLVLSDLSRALREEERQAWQRLVRVLGHELNNSLAPIKSIAGSLESLVARERPPDDWKEDMQRGLSVISSRAASLSRFMDAYARLARLPSPKLQPLSIGPLVERIASLVTRLHVKVIAGPEMVINADGDQLEQLFINLLRNAVDAAMETGGGVQIGWRRTNGNLEVAVADEGPGLSNTANLFVPFFTTKPGGSGIGLVLSRQIAEAHGGTLALENRQDRRGCVARLRLPL